The DNA window TACGGCACATTTCTGAGGAGGATAATTAATTGAGTAAAGAATATATGATTCCGGCCTGCTCCGGGATAAAAATTGATGTCAGGGAAGGTCAAACGATAACAGTGATTGACATTGAGGGCGGCCAGGTAGTGGATTTTTTTGCAGAGGTAAAAGACAACGCAGATGAGTTTCTTTCAACCGGAGTAACGATTGACTGCAACGAATCTTTGAAACTGAACATCGGTGATATTATTTATACAAATTTATACCGGCCCATGATAAAAATACTTTCTGATGATGTTGGGGAACATGATTTGCTCCATCCATGCTGCAGACCGGAGATGTATGATTTTTTCTATCATAATGGAAAAGGACACCCTAACTGCCTGGATAATATAAATAAGGCACTTGAAGAACAACGCGCCATTATCACACCGGTCAATTTGTTCATGCACACGAGAATTAACACCGACGGCAGTATTTCCGTGGAAAGACCGGTTTCCAAAGCGGGTGACAAGATTGTGCTGGAAGCGCGGATGGATATCAGGTTAGGGATTGCCGCCTGCAGTGTTTCTGAAAGCAAGTGCAACAGCGGAACATGCACTTCTGTTAAAGTTGTCATCGAGTAAATCAAATCCCGGTCGGTGGAACCGGGAAAACTGGATTTTCAGGGACTCTGAGTAAGCATTTAAAAAATATCGAGGAACCGTAAGATGGGTAAAATATTGTTAGTAGAAGATAATCAAAATGCAGTAAAAAGGATCGCCGGGTATATCGGTAACATATCCCCCGAACTCAAAGTGATTTCTTTTTCTGAAGCCGGTGAGGCGCTGCGGTATGCCAGGGAAAACGAAGTTTCACTTTTTATTTTGGATATCCAGTTGGAGGATTATAAGGGAACACATCTGGCGAAGCAGATCCGTGAACTGCCGGAATATAAATATACGCCAATCATATTTGAAACAGCGCTGGCCGGGGAAGAACTTTCCGCTTACCGCGATGTGAAGTGTT is part of the [Clostridium] symbiosum genome and encodes:
- a CDS encoding urea carboxylase-associated family protein, which gives rise to MSKEYMIPACSGIKIDVREGQTITVIDIEGGQVVDFFAEVKDNADEFLSTGVTIDCNESLKLNIGDIIYTNLYRPMIKILSDDVGEHDLLHPCCRPEMYDFFYHNGKGHPNCLDNINKALEEQRAIITPVNLFMHTRINTDGSISVERPVSKAGDKIVLEARMDIRLGIAACSVSESKCNSGTCTSVKVVIE